From Drosophila yakuba strain Tai18E2 chromosome 2L, Prin_Dyak_Tai18E2_2.1, whole genome shotgun sequence, one genomic window encodes:
- the LOC6528403 gene encoding inner centromere protein isoform X2, with protein MEDILGVLGSLSDLRSELEVLRKAHFEELDHLFYGTVHSEAEVKTRNSPPAAKSLENSSVTPQQTKKRPKRLSSLAEDQNEPEAPDATARQGTRVSNSQLLAIAEDEHNSTASLMPPPPVPVSADTTIGSGRPQRAAKTKSEKLLKEPSLIRKMRRPSNEELVKIKVESEQRVSQFNSSTSGRSSEEKKLAEPELEDPAAVQQKPSAEDSVTEDVNTTKTLRVKIKREKLSGEGVAPLTDAVPAAEAAPVTTQAARPDDTVASNTTTSADVSKKGRKKKKDVEGHRPIKIERFSDLDKSLPVSSRTRKCSSDSRANEERSIYKDALEGPPAAEQSVAAAGPPAVNETVTISNATMVLGPAPTSESPIGPAGDATFEVHTSDKKPPLSKQDSLLTEDESVEEKLPTTKLLSSIKAIKLPTRTHELFNPLLQSPVKMRVEAFENAANAQNMRPKRGKDLQGTPGSNNTPKIGKLPAPTMGRFFTPTQTSSTLPLSSAQPKKGPASASKATSLMKTATGTNLRSVNSTSTKTLSRENSGDDFRKGLHNLAEERKKLREQKHQLAAQQREAKERERAERMAKLAAERAKKQEERKRIEERKRQELEELQRKMRQQEEAEALKKAKLKELEQQKLQQLTGAKPKKMLPPPPKTKYTWEMLHEDDSTDDEGKVTHKRPPAPTWSRSHVRGEAIAMQSHCPTDIIDSFFSVAPTTPDLKQIFPNIDPSQLKRNSSVLWSTPPRYSELPKY; from the exons ATGGAGGACATCTTGGGCGTGCTGGGCTCGCTTTCGGACCTGCGCTCTGAGCTCGAGGTCCTGCGCAAG GCCCACTTTGAGGAGCTGGACCACCTCTTCTACGGCACCGTCCATTCGGAGGCGGAGGTCAAAACAAGGAACTCTCCTCCGGCAGCGAAGAGTCTGGAGAACTCTTCGGTGACACCGCAGCAGACGAAAAAGCGCCCCAAGCGACTGTCCTCATTGGCCGAGGATCAGAATGAGCCCGAGG CTCCAGACGCCACGGCCCGTCAAGGCACTCGGGTCAGCAACTCCCAGCTGTTGGCCATTGCCGAGGACGAGCACAACTCCACGGCCTCGCTGATGCCGCCTCCGCCTGTGCCCGTCTCGGCGGACACCACCATCGGCTCCGGAAGGCCACAGCGCGCCGCCAAGACTAAGAGTGAGAAATTACTTAAGGAGCCCTCGCTCATCCGTAAGATGCGCAGGCCCAGCAACGAGGAACTCGTAAAGATCAAGGTTGAGAGCGAGCAGCGAGTCTCCCAGTTCAACAGCTCTACCAGTGGACGGTCGTCAGAGGAGAAGAAACTGGCGGAGCCAGAACTAGAAGACCCAGCAGCAGTGCAGCAAAAGCCTTCGGCGGAGGACTCAGTCACAGAGGACGTCAACACCACCAAGACACTCCgcgtaaaaataaaacgcgAGAAACTGAGCGGCGAAGGAGTGGCCCCGTTAACTGATGCGGTCCCCGCGGCAGAAGCGGCCCCCGTAACAACGCAAGCAGCACGACCGGACGATACGGTGGCAAGCAACACAACGACATCTGCAGATGTCTCCAAGAAGGGccgcaagaagaagaaggacgTGGAAGGCCACCGACCCATCAAGATAGAACGCTTCAGCGACCTAGACAAGAGCTTGCCAGTCTCTTCGCGCACACGCAAGTGTAGCAGCGATTCGCGAGCGAATGAGGAGCGTTCCATATACAAGGACGCTCTCGAGGGTCCGCCCGCTGCAGAGCAATCTGTGGCTGCAGCTGGTCCGCCTGCTGTCAATGAGACCGTAACAATTTCCAACGCCACCATGGTACTGGGTCCGGCGCCAACGAGCGAAAGCCCAATAGGACCGGCTGGGGATGCCACTTTTGAGGTTCACACCAGCGACAAGAAGCCACCTCTGAGTAAGCAAGACAGCCTCCTAACGGAGGACGAGTCGGTGGAGGAGAAACTGCCGACGACTAAGCTGCTCTCGAGCATCAAGGCTATAAAACTGCCTACCCGTACACATGAGCTTTTCAA CCCACTGCTTCAGAGTCCGGTGAAAATGCGCGTGGAGGCGTTTGAGAATGCGGCAAATGCACAGAACATGCGTCCTAAGCGTGGAAAAGATCTG CAGGGCACGCCAGGATCAAACAACACTCCCAAAATTGGCAAGCTGCCTGCTCCGACTATGGGACGCTTTttcacgcccactcaaacgaGCAGCACGCTTCCATTAAGCTCGGCGCAGCCCAAGAAGGGACCAGCCAGCGCGTCTAAGGCCACTTCTCTGATGAAGACTGCCACCGGTACGAACCTGAGGTCGGTCAACTCCACGTCCACAAAAACGCTGTCGCGCGAGAACAGCGGGGACGACTTCCGCAAGGGCCTGCACAACCTGGCGGAAGAGCGCAAGAAGCTGCGCGAGCAAAAACACCAGCTGGCTGCCCAGCAACGCGAAGCCAAGGAACGGGAGCGGGCAGAGCGTATGGCCAAGTTGGCCGCCGAGCGCGCCAAAAAGCAGGAGGAGCGAAAGCGAATTGAGGAGCGTAAGCGGCAAGAGCTGGAGGAGTTGCAGCGGAAGATGCGCCAGCAAGAGGAAGCTGAGGCCCTCAAAAAGGCCAAGCtcaaggagctggagcagcagaagctgcagcagctaACCGGGGCCAAGCCCAAGAAGATGCTTCCGCCACCGCCGAAAACCAAGTACACCTGGGAGATGCTACACGAGGACGACTCCACTGACGACGAGGGAAAGGTTACCCACAAGCGTCCTCCCGCGCCCACCTGGAGTCGCA GCCACGTGAGGGGAGAGGCAATTGCTATGCAGAGCCACTGCCCAACCGACATCATCGACAGCTTCTTCTCGGTGGCGCCCACTACCCCGGACCTGAAGCAGATATTCCCGAACATCGACCCCAGCCAGCTGAAGCGAAACTCCAGCGTCCTGTGGTCCACGCCGCCACGTTATTCCGAGCTGCCGAAATACTAG
- the LOC6528403 gene encoding inner centromere protein isoform X1: protein MEDILGVLGSLSDLRSELEVLRKAHFEELDHLFYGTVHSEAEVKTRNSPPAAKSLENSSVTPQQTKKRPKRLSSLAEDQNEPEAAPDATARQGTRVSNSQLLAIAEDEHNSTASLMPPPPVPVSADTTIGSGRPQRAAKTKSEKLLKEPSLIRKMRRPSNEELVKIKVESEQRVSQFNSSTSGRSSEEKKLAEPELEDPAAVQQKPSAEDSVTEDVNTTKTLRVKIKREKLSGEGVAPLTDAVPAAEAAPVTTQAARPDDTVASNTTTSADVSKKGRKKKKDVEGHRPIKIERFSDLDKSLPVSSRTRKCSSDSRANEERSIYKDALEGPPAAEQSVAAAGPPAVNETVTISNATMVLGPAPTSESPIGPAGDATFEVHTSDKKPPLSKQDSLLTEDESVEEKLPTTKLLSSIKAIKLPTRTHELFNPLLQSPVKMRVEAFENAANAQNMRPKRGKDLQGTPGSNNTPKIGKLPAPTMGRFFTPTQTSSTLPLSSAQPKKGPASASKATSLMKTATGTNLRSVNSTSTKTLSRENSGDDFRKGLHNLAEERKKLREQKHQLAAQQREAKERERAERMAKLAAERAKKQEERKRIEERKRQELEELQRKMRQQEEAEALKKAKLKELEQQKLQQLTGAKPKKMLPPPPKTKYTWEMLHEDDSTDDEGKVTHKRPPAPTWSRSHVRGEAIAMQSHCPTDIIDSFFSVAPTTPDLKQIFPNIDPSQLKRNSSVLWSTPPRYSELPKY from the exons ATGGAGGACATCTTGGGCGTGCTGGGCTCGCTTTCGGACCTGCGCTCTGAGCTCGAGGTCCTGCGCAAG GCCCACTTTGAGGAGCTGGACCACCTCTTCTACGGCACCGTCCATTCGGAGGCGGAGGTCAAAACAAGGAACTCTCCTCCGGCAGCGAAGAGTCTGGAGAACTCTTCGGTGACACCGCAGCAGACGAAAAAGCGCCCCAAGCGACTGTCCTCATTGGCCGAGGATCAGAATGAGCCCGAGG CAGCTCCAGACGCCACGGCCCGTCAAGGCACTCGGGTCAGCAACTCCCAGCTGTTGGCCATTGCCGAGGACGAGCACAACTCCACGGCCTCGCTGATGCCGCCTCCGCCTGTGCCCGTCTCGGCGGACACCACCATCGGCTCCGGAAGGCCACAGCGCGCCGCCAAGACTAAGAGTGAGAAATTACTTAAGGAGCCCTCGCTCATCCGTAAGATGCGCAGGCCCAGCAACGAGGAACTCGTAAAGATCAAGGTTGAGAGCGAGCAGCGAGTCTCCCAGTTCAACAGCTCTACCAGTGGACGGTCGTCAGAGGAGAAGAAACTGGCGGAGCCAGAACTAGAAGACCCAGCAGCAGTGCAGCAAAAGCCTTCGGCGGAGGACTCAGTCACAGAGGACGTCAACACCACCAAGACACTCCgcgtaaaaataaaacgcgAGAAACTGAGCGGCGAAGGAGTGGCCCCGTTAACTGATGCGGTCCCCGCGGCAGAAGCGGCCCCCGTAACAACGCAAGCAGCACGACCGGACGATACGGTGGCAAGCAACACAACGACATCTGCAGATGTCTCCAAGAAGGGccgcaagaagaagaaggacgTGGAAGGCCACCGACCCATCAAGATAGAACGCTTCAGCGACCTAGACAAGAGCTTGCCAGTCTCTTCGCGCACACGCAAGTGTAGCAGCGATTCGCGAGCGAATGAGGAGCGTTCCATATACAAGGACGCTCTCGAGGGTCCGCCCGCTGCAGAGCAATCTGTGGCTGCAGCTGGTCCGCCTGCTGTCAATGAGACCGTAACAATTTCCAACGCCACCATGGTACTGGGTCCGGCGCCAACGAGCGAAAGCCCAATAGGACCGGCTGGGGATGCCACTTTTGAGGTTCACACCAGCGACAAGAAGCCACCTCTGAGTAAGCAAGACAGCCTCCTAACGGAGGACGAGTCGGTGGAGGAGAAACTGCCGACGACTAAGCTGCTCTCGAGCATCAAGGCTATAAAACTGCCTACCCGTACACATGAGCTTTTCAA CCCACTGCTTCAGAGTCCGGTGAAAATGCGCGTGGAGGCGTTTGAGAATGCGGCAAATGCACAGAACATGCGTCCTAAGCGTGGAAAAGATCTG CAGGGCACGCCAGGATCAAACAACACTCCCAAAATTGGCAAGCTGCCTGCTCCGACTATGGGACGCTTTttcacgcccactcaaacgaGCAGCACGCTTCCATTAAGCTCGGCGCAGCCCAAGAAGGGACCAGCCAGCGCGTCTAAGGCCACTTCTCTGATGAAGACTGCCACCGGTACGAACCTGAGGTCGGTCAACTCCACGTCCACAAAAACGCTGTCGCGCGAGAACAGCGGGGACGACTTCCGCAAGGGCCTGCACAACCTGGCGGAAGAGCGCAAGAAGCTGCGCGAGCAAAAACACCAGCTGGCTGCCCAGCAACGCGAAGCCAAGGAACGGGAGCGGGCAGAGCGTATGGCCAAGTTGGCCGCCGAGCGCGCCAAAAAGCAGGAGGAGCGAAAGCGAATTGAGGAGCGTAAGCGGCAAGAGCTGGAGGAGTTGCAGCGGAAGATGCGCCAGCAAGAGGAAGCTGAGGCCCTCAAAAAGGCCAAGCtcaaggagctggagcagcagaagctgcagcagctaACCGGGGCCAAGCCCAAGAAGATGCTTCCGCCACCGCCGAAAACCAAGTACACCTGGGAGATGCTACACGAGGACGACTCCACTGACGACGAGGGAAAGGTTACCCACAAGCGTCCTCCCGCGCCCACCTGGAGTCGCA GCCACGTGAGGGGAGAGGCAATTGCTATGCAGAGCCACTGCCCAACCGACATCATCGACAGCTTCTTCTCGGTGGCGCCCACTACCCCGGACCTGAAGCAGATATTCCCGAACATCGACCCCAGCCAGCTGAAGCGAAACTCCAGCGTCCTGTGGTCCACGCCGCCACGTTATTCCGAGCTGCCGAAATACTAG